A region from the Stigmatella erecta genome encodes:
- a CDS encoding AMP-dependent synthetase/ligase — MRAESQMHSPVSGGGEQHLVELLLQQAKNPSKVAVSHKKDGRWQEVTWGEVLQQVKELSAGLLAQGVKPGDRVALFANTTLQWVVSDLAISAARAITVPIYGSNTPDECRYILNHSETSVLLVDNDERDSKQIGRLSRIRQRLADCPTVRKVIVFEGPVSGDREVPLSEVMAQGKAAEAAQPDAFEERSRQVAVDDAWGFIYTSGTTGEPKGVILTHGNWAYEARTAQAIGLMEPQDSVMLFLPLAHVFAQVVKAAWLRMSFRLIFAESVDKLLPNLVETRPSVLPSVPRVFEKVYNNVVSNGSSAPGLKGKMFRWAFRLFDEYADARLQGREYSSLQFSLARKLVFSKVRGTLDEKLGGNMRLFISGGAPLSGKIAYFFDLLGFKVLEGYGLTETSAPCNVNLPTRIKIGTVGPALPGTELKIAPDGEILVRGPCVMKGYYKNPTATAEALEADGWFHTGDIGELDADRYLRITDRKKDIIVTAGGKNVAPQNIENTLKTFPLISQSMVYGDQRPFLVVLVTVAEEAARKLLLDKGVQASSYAELGKRPEIRAAVQEILNKINSDQPPYSTLKKFEIMDADFTQESGELTPTLKVKRKFCSQKYAAIIGKLYEGGKGGD, encoded by the coding sequence GTGAGAGCCGAGAGTCAGATGCACTCCCCCGTCTCCGGGGGGGGCGAGCAGCACCTGGTGGAGCTGCTGCTTCAGCAGGCCAAGAATCCGTCCAAGGTCGCCGTGTCCCACAAGAAGGACGGGCGGTGGCAAGAGGTGACGTGGGGCGAGGTCCTCCAGCAGGTGAAGGAGCTGTCCGCGGGCCTCCTGGCGCAAGGGGTGAAGCCCGGAGACCGCGTGGCCCTGTTCGCCAACACCACGCTGCAGTGGGTGGTGAGCGACCTGGCCATCTCCGCCGCGCGCGCCATCACCGTGCCCATCTACGGCTCCAACACGCCGGATGAGTGCCGCTACATCCTCAACCACTCCGAGACGTCGGTCCTGCTCGTGGACAACGACGAGCGGGACTCCAAGCAGATCGGCCGCCTGTCGCGCATCCGCCAGCGCCTGGCGGACTGTCCCACGGTGCGCAAGGTCATCGTGTTCGAGGGGCCCGTGTCGGGAGACCGGGAGGTGCCACTCTCGGAGGTCATGGCGCAGGGCAAGGCGGCGGAGGCCGCGCAGCCGGACGCGTTCGAGGAGCGCTCGCGCCAGGTGGCGGTGGACGATGCCTGGGGCTTCATCTACACCTCGGGCACCACGGGCGAGCCCAAGGGCGTCATCCTCACCCACGGCAACTGGGCCTACGAGGCGCGCACCGCGCAGGCCATCGGCCTGATGGAGCCCCAGGACTCGGTGATGCTGTTCCTGCCGCTGGCGCACGTGTTCGCGCAGGTGGTGAAGGCCGCGTGGCTGCGCATGTCCTTCCGGCTCATCTTCGCCGAGTCGGTGGACAAGCTGCTGCCCAACCTCGTGGAGACGCGGCCCTCGGTGCTGCCGTCCGTGCCGCGCGTGTTCGAGAAGGTCTACAACAACGTCGTGTCCAACGGCTCGTCGGCCCCGGGGCTCAAGGGCAAGATGTTCCGCTGGGCCTTCCGGCTGTTCGATGAGTACGCCGACGCGCGGCTCCAGGGGCGCGAGTACAGCTCGCTGCAGTTCTCGCTGGCGCGCAAGCTGGTGTTCAGCAAGGTGCGGGGCACGCTCGACGAGAAGCTCGGCGGCAACATGCGCCTGTTCATCTCCGGCGGCGCGCCGCTGTCGGGGAAGATCGCCTACTTCTTCGACTTGCTCGGCTTCAAGGTGCTGGAGGGCTACGGCCTCACCGAGACGTCCGCGCCCTGCAACGTCAACCTGCCGACCCGGATCAAGATCGGCACCGTGGGCCCGGCCCTGCCCGGCACCGAGCTGAAGATCGCCCCGGATGGGGAGATCCTCGTGCGCGGCCCGTGCGTGATGAAGGGCTACTACAAGAACCCCACCGCCACCGCCGAGGCGCTGGAGGCCGATGGCTGGTTCCACACCGGGGACATCGGCGAGCTGGACGCGGACCGCTACCTGCGCATCACCGACCGCAAGAAGGACATCATCGTCACCGCGGGCGGCAAGAACGTGGCGCCGCAGAACATCGAGAACACGCTGAAGACGTTCCCGCTCATCAGCCAGTCGATGGTCTACGGCGATCAGCGTCCCTTCCTCGTGGTGCTCGTCACCGTGGCGGAGGAGGCCGCGCGCAAGCTGCTGCTCGACAAGGGCGTCCAGGCCAGCTCCTACGCGGAGCTGGGCAAGCGCCCGGAGATCCGCGCCGCCGTCCAGGAGATCCTCAACAAGATCAACTCGGATCAGCCGCCCTACAGCACGCTCAAGAAGTTCGAGATCATGGACGCGGACTTCACCCAGGAGAGCGGCGAGCTGACGCCCACGCTCAAGGTGAAGCGCAAGTTCTGCAGCCAGAAGTACGCCGCCATCATCGGCAAGCTGTACGAGGGCGGGAAGGGCGGCGACTAG
- a CDS encoding sigma-70 family RNA polymerase sigma factor — protein MANTTKYAAEGLSHYLRHLGGHHQLTREQEYELARAARKGDESARQTLATSNLAFVVAVAKKFANRGARLDDLIQEGNVGLMKAIEHFDPKKNVRFATYAVWWIRAYITRYLKDNRSQVRGGESERGSMVDFSLDASIDEEGETTFMDRLEDGGPSPSDVYLAREQDQEVHEALVKVRKRIGDLGWDILQERLTQDKPLTLEELGQRWGVSRERVRQVELKTKSFLERYLVAFNQDEENVSADAA, from the coding sequence ATGGCCAACACGACGAAGTATGCGGCGGAAGGTTTGTCGCACTACCTGCGTCATCTGGGCGGTCACCACCAGCTGACGCGTGAGCAGGAGTACGAACTCGCGAGGGCGGCCCGCAAAGGCGACGAGTCCGCCCGCCAGACGCTCGCCACCTCCAACCTGGCCTTCGTGGTCGCGGTGGCCAAGAAGTTCGCCAACCGCGGGGCCCGGCTGGATGACCTCATTCAGGAAGGCAACGTCGGCCTGATGAAGGCGATCGAGCACTTTGATCCCAAGAAGAACGTGCGCTTCGCCACCTACGCGGTCTGGTGGATTCGCGCCTACATCACCCGCTACCTCAAGGACAACCGCAGCCAGGTGCGCGGCGGCGAGTCCGAGCGCGGCAGCATGGTGGACTTCTCGCTGGACGCCTCCATCGACGAGGAGGGCGAGACCACCTTCATGGATCGCCTGGAGGACGGGGGCCCGTCGCCCTCGGATGTGTACCTGGCCCGGGAGCAGGACCAGGAGGTGCACGAGGCCCTCGTCAAGGTGCGCAAGCGCATTGGCGACCTGGGCTGGGACATCCTCCAGGAGCGTCTCACGCAGGATAAGCCGCTGACCCTGGAAGAGCTGGGCCAGCGGTGGGGCGTGTCCCGGGAGCGGGTGCGTCAGGTGGAGCTCAAGACGAAGAGCTTCCTCGAGCGCTACCTGGTCGCCTTCAACCAGGACGAGGAGAACGTATCGGCCGACGCGGCGTGA
- a CDS encoding metal ABC transporter substrate-binding protein: protein MRHLFTALSAALLCLLSLPAHAALNVVTSVPDLAALAKAVGGDKVNVTALASPSQDPHFVDARPNLALALNRADLLITVGLELEVGWLPTLQIGARNAKIQTGNPGYLDASQLVSLLEVPTVKVERSQGDVHPGGNPHYLYDPRAALAVAQGIAARLAQLDSKNAATYQANLQTFTTALEKARADWEKRLAGLRGAPVISYHRTTAYLSGWLGFTQLAFLEPKPGIPPNPSHVAQVLTEGRARKARFLFQEDYYPDTTARLVASKLPAPLVIIPGGTNFRGGETYLQRMEELVKRLEQGLAGKGT, encoded by the coding sequence ATGAGACACCTCTTCACGGCCCTGAGTGCCGCCCTCCTCTGCCTGCTGTCCCTGCCGGCCCACGCCGCCCTCAACGTCGTCACCTCCGTGCCGGACCTGGCCGCGCTGGCCAAGGCCGTCGGCGGGGACAAGGTCAACGTCACCGCGCTGGCATCCCCCTCGCAGGACCCTCACTTCGTGGACGCCCGGCCCAACCTCGCCCTGGCGCTCAACCGCGCGGACCTGCTCATCACCGTGGGGCTGGAGCTGGAGGTGGGCTGGCTGCCCACGCTGCAGATCGGCGCCCGCAACGCGAAGATCCAGACCGGCAACCCCGGCTACCTGGATGCCTCGCAGCTCGTGAGCCTGCTCGAGGTGCCCACCGTCAAGGTCGAGCGCAGCCAGGGCGATGTCCACCCGGGCGGCAACCCGCACTACCTCTATGATCCGCGGGCCGCCCTGGCCGTGGCCCAGGGCATCGCGGCGCGCCTGGCGCAGCTCGACTCGAAGAACGCGGCCACCTACCAGGCCAACCTCCAGACGTTCACCACCGCGCTGGAGAAGGCCCGCGCGGACTGGGAGAAGCGCCTGGCCGGGCTGCGCGGCGCGCCGGTCATCTCGTACCACCGCACGACGGCCTATCTGTCCGGCTGGCTGGGCTTCACGCAGCTCGCCTTCCTCGAGCCCAAGCCGGGCATCCCGCCCAACCCCTCCCACGTGGCCCAGGTGCTGACCGAGGGCCGCGCGCGGAAGGCGCGCTTCCTGTTCCAGGAGGACTACTACCCGGACACCACCGCCCGGCTCGTGGCGTCCAAGCTCCCCGCGCCCCTGGTCATCATCCCGGGCGGCACGAACTTCCGGGGCGGCGAGACGTACCTCCAGCGCATGGAGGAGCTGGTGAAGCGGCTCGAGCAGGGCCTCGCGGGCAAGGGGACCTGA
- a CDS encoding twin-arginine translocase TatA/TatE family subunit, with translation MGLKMSEILLIMGVLLLLFGASRLPQLGSSLGSAIRNFKRGFGGEGESAADEKKPQTGTLASSSTVEPGTSAKSPSHPG, from the coding sequence ATGGGTCTCAAGATGTCGGAAATCCTGCTGATTATGGGCGTGCTGCTGCTCCTGTTCGGAGCGTCGCGGCTGCCACAACTCGGCTCGTCCTTGGGCAGCGCCATCCGCAACTTCAAGCGCGGTTTCGGTGGCGAGGGGGAGTCCGCCGCCGACGAGAAGAAGCCGCAGACCGGCACGCTCGCCAGCAGCTCCACGGTGGAGCCGGGCACCTCGGCCAAGTCGCCCAGCCACCCGGGCTGA
- the folE gene encoding GTP cyclohydrolase I has protein sequence MAQAVKDFLRAAGLPLETDLNLQRTPTRVAEVWMTEFLDGYALTPEEAIGAMYPAPPTSAGEMVVVTDLRFHSMCPHHLLPYEGRAHLAYVPGKHVVGFGRLGSLLNCFAHRLILQEDLARCVAGSMARVLGSPATACILEAKQACMRLRGGEQRDAVTHVEAYEGRLRKEGSLRRELWARLGALK, from the coding sequence ATGGCCCAGGCGGTGAAGGACTTCCTGCGCGCCGCGGGCCTGCCCCTGGAGACGGACCTCAACCTCCAGCGCACGCCCACGCGCGTCGCCGAGGTGTGGATGACCGAGTTCCTGGACGGCTATGCCCTCACCCCCGAGGAGGCGATCGGGGCGATGTACCCCGCGCCCCCCACGTCCGCCGGCGAGATGGTGGTGGTGACGGACCTGCGCTTCCACTCCATGTGCCCCCACCACCTGCTGCCCTATGAGGGCCGGGCCCACCTGGCCTACGTCCCGGGCAAGCACGTGGTGGGCTTCGGGCGCCTGGGCTCGCTGCTGAACTGCTTCGCGCACCGCCTCATCCTCCAGGAGGATCTGGCGCGGTGTGTGGCGGGCTCCATGGCCCGGGTGCTGGGCAGCCCCGCCACCGCCTGCATCCTGGAGGCGAAGCAGGCCTGCATGCGCCTCCGGGGCGGCGAGCAACGCGATGCCGTCACGCACGTCGAAGCCTATGAGGGCCGCTTGCGCAAGGAGGGCTCGCTGCGCCGGGAGCTGTGGGCCCGCCTGGGAGCGCTGAAATGA
- a CDS encoding zinc-regulated TonB-dependent outer membrane receptor codes for MSPSSRRISGMAVLVVCALFFPVLPAAAQSSPSEQPASGAGLSPEELAEIEAAVGKDQAAPAPDAPSGASPGVNAPLPVPRALSNPWLDMSFILDVALAGFTDKEPLQGGGHDPSTNGFTLQQLELSIGSVVDPYFRFNGNIVFSQFGVEIEEAYATTLDLPASLQVRAGQFLTRFGRINNTHPHSWDFVDQPFVFSRVFGGEGNRGLGLELSWLAPLPWYVEVLGSVTDANGAATARSFFGATQSRVVSPFDFQFTSALKQFFPVSEALSVLWGLSAVTGPNATGHRNRSDVFGTDLYVKYRDVQGNDPTVLALQAEVLYRRRQVPEDLLGDWGGYAQLHWRFAQRWATNARYEFGTAARGQDGQVAADPLDPEWDATRQRISANLTFWPTEFSRLRLQAATDRAGWRDEPGYSAFLAFEVVMGTHGAHAF; via the coding sequence GTGTCCCCTTCTTCACGCCGGATCTCCGGCATGGCTGTTCTCGTTGTCTGCGCGCTCTTTTTTCCCGTCCTTCCGGCGGCGGCACAGTCCTCCCCTTCCGAACAGCCCGCGAGCGGCGCCGGGCTGAGCCCGGAAGAGCTGGCGGAGATCGAAGCCGCCGTGGGCAAGGACCAGGCCGCCCCGGCCCCGGATGCGCCCTCCGGAGCCTCCCCGGGCGTCAACGCACCGCTGCCCGTGCCCCGGGCCCTGTCCAACCCGTGGCTCGACATGAGCTTCATCCTGGATGTGGCGCTCGCGGGCTTCACCGACAAGGAGCCCCTCCAGGGCGGCGGGCATGACCCGTCCACCAATGGGTTCACCCTGCAGCAGCTGGAGCTGTCCATCGGCAGCGTGGTGGACCCGTACTTCCGCTTCAACGGCAACATCGTCTTCAGCCAGTTCGGGGTGGAGATCGAAGAGGCCTACGCCACCACGCTGGACTTGCCCGCCAGCCTCCAGGTGCGCGCCGGCCAGTTCCTCACCCGCTTCGGCCGGATCAACAACACCCACCCCCACTCGTGGGACTTCGTGGATCAGCCCTTCGTGTTCAGCCGCGTCTTCGGCGGCGAGGGCAACCGCGGGCTGGGGCTGGAGCTCTCGTGGCTGGCCCCCCTGCCCTGGTACGTGGAAGTGCTGGGCTCGGTCACCGATGCCAACGGCGCCGCCACCGCGCGCAGCTTCTTCGGCGCCACCCAGAGCCGCGTGGTGTCCCCGTTCGACTTCCAGTTCACCAGCGCGCTGAAGCAGTTCTTCCCCGTCTCGGAGGCGCTGTCCGTGCTGTGGGGCCTGTCGGCGGTGACGGGCCCCAACGCCACGGGCCACCGCAACCGCAGCGATGTCTTCGGCACGGACCTCTATGTGAAGTACCGCGACGTGCAGGGCAACGATCCCACCGTGCTCGCCTTGCAGGCCGAGGTGCTCTACCGGCGCCGGCAGGTGCCCGAGGACCTGCTCGGGGACTGGGGCGGCTATGCCCAGCTCCACTGGCGCTTCGCCCAGCGGTGGGCCACGAACGCGCGCTACGAATTCGGCACGGCCGCGCGCGGGCAGGACGGACAGGTGGCCGCCGACCCGCTGGATCCCGAGTGGGATGCCACGCGCCAGCGCATCTCCGCCAACCTCACCTTCTGGCCCACCGAGTTCTCCCGGCTGCGCCTGCAGGCGGCCACCGACCGCGCCGGCTGGCGCGATGAGCCCGGCTACTCCGCCTTTCTCGCCTTCGAAGTGGTGATGGGCACCCACGGCGCCCACGCCTTCTGA
- a CDS encoding FAD-binding oxidoreductase: MTMPSEKTFPRVEPGRLEAVWAALGQVLSSEQLRRDDETRQRYARDESDSGTYPPDIIAFPETTAQVSAVFQACQAQGVPFTPCGARSGKSGGALSLRGGVMVSLERMNRIRSVSAEDLTAVVEPGVITGDLMRAADAVGLFYPPDPNSWEFCTLGGNVAENAGGPRALKYGVTRDYVLGLEWVLPDGEVLRVGRRTIKGVAGYDLVGLFVGSEGTLGVATEITLQLIPRPRHVLTALVIFDSVVRAAHAVSAVLASGVLPRTLELIDEVALQAVAGKGYPFPPGAGSAVIVEVDGSTEEGLLAELAQVGEVCTRMGATETLVAQNEAQREKLWAARRLVSPGLRGLKPHKISEDIVVPRSRIPDLIQQLKALGDRLGLLVATYGHAGDGNLHANILYEGPHQRPLVEEAIQQMLKLTVELGGTITGEHGVGHAKRDYLALEQAGPVIALQRRLKTFFDPSGLLNPEKIFPAPDCF; the protein is encoded by the coding sequence ATGACGATGCCGTCCGAGAAGACCTTCCCCCGCGTGGAGCCTGGACGGCTGGAGGCCGTGTGGGCCGCGCTGGGGCAGGTGCTCTCCTCGGAACAGCTTCGCCGCGACGACGAGACGCGCCAGCGCTATGCCCGGGACGAGTCCGACAGCGGCACCTACCCCCCCGACATCATCGCCTTCCCCGAAACCACCGCGCAGGTGTCGGCCGTCTTCCAGGCGTGCCAGGCCCAGGGCGTGCCCTTCACGCCCTGCGGGGCCCGCAGCGGCAAGAGCGGCGGCGCGCTCTCCTTGAGGGGAGGGGTGATGGTCAGCCTGGAGCGGATGAACCGCATCCGCTCCGTCTCCGCGGAGGACCTCACCGCCGTCGTGGAGCCGGGCGTCATCACCGGGGACCTGATGCGGGCGGCGGACGCCGTGGGGCTCTTCTACCCGCCAGACCCGAACTCCTGGGAATTTTGCACGCTGGGGGGCAACGTCGCGGAGAACGCGGGCGGGCCCCGGGCGCTCAAGTACGGGGTGACGCGCGACTACGTCCTGGGCCTGGAGTGGGTGTTGCCGGATGGGGAGGTGCTCCGGGTCGGCCGGCGCACCATCAAAGGCGTGGCGGGGTACGATCTCGTGGGCCTGTTCGTGGGCTCCGAGGGCACGCTCGGCGTGGCCACGGAAATCACCCTCCAGCTCATTCCCCGGCCCCGGCACGTGCTGACGGCCCTGGTCATCTTTGACTCGGTGGTGCGGGCCGCGCACGCCGTCTCGGCGGTGCTGGCCTCGGGCGTGCTGCCCCGGACCCTGGAGCTCATCGACGAGGTGGCCCTCCAGGCGGTCGCCGGCAAGGGCTACCCCTTTCCGCCGGGCGCCGGGTCGGCGGTCATCGTCGAGGTGGACGGGAGTACAGAGGAGGGCTTGCTCGCCGAGCTGGCCCAGGTGGGAGAAGTCTGTACCCGCATGGGGGCGACCGAGACCCTGGTGGCCCAGAACGAGGCGCAGCGCGAGAAGCTCTGGGCGGCCCGCCGCCTGGTCTCCCCGGGGCTGCGCGGCCTCAAGCCGCACAAGATTTCCGAGGACATTGTCGTTCCCCGCTCGCGCATCCCGGACCTCATCCAACAGCTCAAGGCCCTGGGGGACCGGCTGGGCCTGCTGGTGGCCACATATGGTCACGCGGGGGACGGCAACCTGCACGCCAACATCCTCTACGAGGGGCCCCACCAGCGGCCGTTGGTGGAGGAGGCCATCCAACAGATGTTGAAGCTCACCGTGGAGCTGGGCGGCACCATCACCGGCGAGCACGGCGTAGGTCACGCCAAACGCGATTACCTGGCATTGGAGCAAGCCGGGCCGGTCATCGCACTGCAACGCCGGCTCAAAACCTTTTTCGATCCATCAGGGCTGCTCAACCCGGAGAAAATCTTTCCCGCGCCCGATTGTTTCTAG